A window of the Oncorhynchus keta strain PuntledgeMale-10-30-2019 chromosome 21, Oket_V2, whole genome shotgun sequence genome harbors these coding sequences:
- the nat8l2 gene encoding N-acetyltransferase 8-like 2 isoform X1 — MDFCKQGKAHKNRRQNIVHLVVRRYRPSDKDAVLTLFCDGILEHINPSFYNAISNHVNVGVALFLSMAGYMLGGGSTLWALLPAGAWVGLVYYCCSQLYASFVRERLRTDMQDIPGCYLSHPDNCFWVAETEVNGWVEILGMVAVVAKKVVGGRDGEMSGELFRMIVSRKCRRTGLGSRMTQTVIDFCKERGFSKVILETSSIQTSAVALYKKLGFSHILSHTKTYSPEWMTIISRVTILKMEKVI; from the exons ATGGATTTCTGCAAACAAGGAAAGGCACACAAGAACAGAAGACAAAACATAG TGCATTTGGTGGTCCGACGATACAGGCCCTCCGACAAGGATGCTGTGTTAACCCTGTTCTGTGATGGCATCTTGGAGCACATCAACCCTTCGTTCTATAACGCCATTAGCAACCATGTCAATGTGGGCGTCGCCCTGTTCCTTTCTATGGCTGGGTACATGCTGGGAGGTGGGTCTACTCTCTGGGCCTTGCTGCCGGCTGGAGCCTGGGTAGGTCTGGTCTACTACTGCTGCAGCCAACTGTACGCTAGCTTCGTCAGAGAGAGGCTGCGCACGGACATGCAGGACATTCCAGGATGCTACCTGAGCCACCCCGACAACTGCTTCTGGGTGGCTGAGACTGAGGTCAATGGCTGGGTTGAGATTTTAGGTATGGTGGCCGTTGTGGCCAAAAAGGTGGTGGGAGGAAGAGACGGGGAGATGAGCGGTGAACTATTCAGGATGATTGTATCGAGGAAGTGTCGTCGGACAGGACTCGGTTCCAGGATGACCCAGACGGTTATTGACTTTTGTAAAGAGCGAGGGTTCTCTAAGGTCATCCTGGAAACCAGTTCCATCCAGACTTCTGCAGTGGCCCTGTATAAGAAACTGGGCTTCTCACACATCCTGTCACACACCAAGACGTACTCTCCTGAATGGATGACAATTATATCCCGAGTCACCATTCTGAAGATGGAAAAAGTCATATAG
- the nat8l2 gene encoding N-acetyltransferase 8-like 2 isoform X2 produces MHLVVRRYRPSDKDAVLTLFCDGILEHINPSFYNAISNHVNVGVALFLSMAGYMLGGGSTLWALLPAGAWVGLVYYCCSQLYASFVRERLRTDMQDIPGCYLSHPDNCFWVAETEVNGWVEILGMVAVVAKKVVGGRDGEMSGELFRMIVSRKCRRTGLGSRMTQTVIDFCKERGFSKVILETSSIQTSAVALYKKLGFSHILSHTKTYSPEWMTIISRVTILKMEKVI; encoded by the exons A TGCATTTGGTGGTCCGACGATACAGGCCCTCCGACAAGGATGCTGTGTTAACCCTGTTCTGTGATGGCATCTTGGAGCACATCAACCCTTCGTTCTATAACGCCATTAGCAACCATGTCAATGTGGGCGTCGCCCTGTTCCTTTCTATGGCTGGGTACATGCTGGGAGGTGGGTCTACTCTCTGGGCCTTGCTGCCGGCTGGAGCCTGGGTAGGTCTGGTCTACTACTGCTGCAGCCAACTGTACGCTAGCTTCGTCAGAGAGAGGCTGCGCACGGACATGCAGGACATTCCAGGATGCTACCTGAGCCACCCCGACAACTGCTTCTGGGTGGCTGAGACTGAGGTCAATGGCTGGGTTGAGATTTTAGGTATGGTGGCCGTTGTGGCCAAAAAGGTGGTGGGAGGAAGAGACGGGGAGATGAGCGGTGAACTATTCAGGATGATTGTATCGAGGAAGTGTCGTCGGACAGGACTCGGTTCCAGGATGACCCAGACGGTTATTGACTTTTGTAAAGAGCGAGGGTTCTCTAAGGTCATCCTGGAAACCAGTTCCATCCAGACTTCTGCAGTGGCCCTGTATAAGAAACTGGGCTTCTCACACATCCTGTCACACACCAAGACGTACTCTCCTGAATGGATGACAATTATATCCCGAGTCACCATTCTGAAGATGGAAAAAGTCATATAG